The proteins below come from a single Mytilus edulis chromosome 5, xbMytEdul2.2, whole genome shotgun sequence genomic window:
- the LOC139525164 gene encoding uncharacterized protein has translation MGLKINVKKTEVMTLNVNNPGSVLMDGKTLPHVDTFTYLGSTVTTSGGAESDIKRRLSKARSALSQPAVCLEIWSIYNPDQTQTLQQLCLPVLLYGSECWRMTEQDQTSCLYSIPKV, from the coding sequence ATGGGGCTGAAAATCAACGTAAAGAAAACGGAAGTCATGACACTAAATGTAAACAACCCAGGGTCAGTATTGATGGATGGAAAAACATTACCACATGTTGATACCTTCACATACCTTGGCAGCACTGTTACTACCAGTGGCGGGGCAGAATCTGACATCAAAAGAAGACTATCAAAGGCAAGGTCAGCTCTTTCACAACCTGCAGTCTGTTTGGAGATCTGGTCAATATACAATCCGGACCAAACTCAAACTTTACAGCAGCTGTGTCTGCCTGTACTTTTGTATGGTTCAGAATGTTGGAGGATGACAGAACAAGACCAAACAAGCTGTCTGTATTCCATACCAAAAGTCTGA
- the LOC139524110 gene encoding gamma-glutamylcyclotransferase-like, with protein MLAMTTEKFLYFAYGSNLLKQRLQLKNPTAVYKTTAKLMDFRLSFFITINPKTSRWNGAAATIAPAKGSSVWGTVWELGVEDIPSLDRQEGIYKALNVDVISEDRSLTCRTYLLEPTAVPSDWDMRPSPQYMDIIIRGAIQSNLPEEYISQLKNIEHNNYSGSVKVYDEVLKLLNTSS; from the exons atgttAGCAATGACTACAG AAAAGTTCTTATATTTTGCTTATGGAAGCAATTTACTGAAACAACGACTTCAACTTAAGAATCCTACTGCAGTATACAAAACAACAGCTAAGTTAATG GATTTTAGATTATCATTCTTCATTACGATAAATCCGAAAACATCAAGATGGAATGGTGCCGCTGCAACTATAGCACCTGCTAAAGGAAGCTCTGTATGGGGTACAGTTTGGGAACTTGGTGTTGAGGACATACCTTCTTTAGACAG GCAAGAAGGTATTTACAAAGCTTTAAATGTTGACGTGATATCCGAAGACCGAAGTCTAACTTGTAGAACTTATTTATTGGAACCAACCGCTGTCCCTAGTGACTGGGATATGAGGCCATCTCCACAATATATGGACATTATAATAAGAGGTGCTATTCAGAGTAATTTACCAGAGGAATATATCAGTCAACTTAAAAACATAGAACACAATAATTACTCTGGGTCAGTGAAAGTTTATGATGAAGTGTTAAAACTGCTGAACACTAGTTCCTGA